One genomic window of Hippopotamus amphibius kiboko isolate mHipAmp2 chromosome 10, mHipAmp2.hap2, whole genome shotgun sequence includes the following:
- the LOC130829952 gene encoding protein downstream neighbor of Son isoform X5, whose translation MKGLYFQQSSTSEEITFVFQERENLPVTEDNYVKLQVKACALSQINTKLLAEMKMEKDFFPVGREVAGIVLDVGSKVSFFQPDDEVVGILPLDSEDSGLCEVVQVHEHYLVHKPEKVMWTEAAGTIRDGVRVYTALHYLSHLSPGKSVLIMDGASALGTIAIQLAHHRGAKVISTACSLEDKQYLERFRPSIARVIDVSSGKAHVAESCLEETGGLGVDIVLDAGVRLYSKDDEPAVKLQLLPHKHDIITLLGVGGHWITTEENLQSFQLRILKDVMEKLSTGVFRPQFDEPIPVLKPEFPWKLFRKVTEDKSKFLCLVPSGSNRSITRSAMPVPWIACFRATWHPATGLRPRRRGGVRGSWWRWRALRLTGARPGAGPRGRPSGRAPRDAAGRGHVGGGAGARGKRQRACGPAPRPPPRVMALSVPGYSPSFKRPPETLRLRRKRGRSLGAASSPEERSEPATRRAALAAGLPLRPFPAAGRGGGGGPAAARRNPFARLDNRPRAAAEPPDGPPRSQQEAPGPFLDSNQENDFQWEEKFPERTAITELPQTPRVSFSESDIPSSESTELPVDWSIKTRLLFTSSQPFTWADHLKAQEEAQGVIQHCRATEVTLPQSIQDPKLSTELRCAFQQSLIYWLHPALSWLPLFPRIGADRKMTGKTSPWSNDETLQHILMSDWCVSFTSLYNLLKTKLCPYFYVCTYQFTILFRAAGLAGDDVITALISPTTRGIREAMKNEGIEFSLPLIKENGHEKRRASGTSVGHGEEQAVSDEDEEESFSWLEEMGVQDKIKKPDVLSIKLRKEIHEVQMDHRPESVVLVKGMNTFTLLNFLINCKSLIATSGPQAGLPPTLLSPIAFRGATMQMLKARSVNVKTQALSGYRDQFSLEITGPIMPHSLHSMTMLLRSSQSGSFSAGLYTHEPTAVFNICPSQDKVLDKEAVHEELANCGLHPKTLDRLSQRPTLGKSSLRHVEMSDYIYNWRS comes from the exons gaattttaccCCTGGATTCTGAAGACTCTGGACTTTGTGAAGTTGTTCAAGTACATGAGCATTACCTGG TTCACAAACCAGAAAAAGTTATGTGGACAGAAGCCGCTGGAACCATTCGAGATGGAGTACGAGTCTATACAGCTCTGCATTAtctttctcatctctctcctGGAAAATCAGTGCTGATAATGGACGGAGCAAGT GCACTTGGTACAATAGCTATTCAGTTAGCACACCATAGAGGAGCCAAAGTGATTTCAACAGCGTGCAGCCTTGAAGACAAGCAGTATCTTGAAAGATTTAGGCCTTCTATAG CCCGAGTGATCGATGTATCCAGTGGGAAAGCCCATGTTGCTGAAAGCTGTTTAGAAGAAACAGGTGGCCTTGGAGTAGATATTGTCCTAGATGCTGGAG TGAGGTTATATAGTAAAGATGATGAACCAGCTGTAAAATTACAACTACTACCACATAAACATGATATCATCACCCTTCTTGGTGTTGGAGGCCATTGGATAACAACAGAAGAAAACCTGCAG TCTTTCCAGTTACGTATCTTAAAAGATGTGATGGAGAAGTTATCAACTGGTGTTTTTAG acCTCAGTTCGATGAACCTATTCCAGTATTGAAGCCAGAGTTTCCTTGGAAATTGTTCAGAAAAGTCACGGAAGATAAAAGCAAGTTTTTATGTTT GGTTCCCTCAGGATCCAACAGGAGCATCACG CGCTCGGCCATGCCGGTGCCCTGGATCGCATGCTTCCGAGCCACCTGGCACCCGGCGACCGGACTACGGCCGAGGCGCCGAGGCGGCGTCCGGGGAAGCTGGTGGCGGTGGCGCGCCCTCCGCCTCACAGGAGcacggccgggggcggggcctcgcgGGCGCCCTAGCGGACGCGCGCCGCGAGACGCCGCGGGGCGGGGCCACgttgggggcggggccggggcgcgcgGGAAGCGCCAGCGGGCCTGCGGGCCGGCCCCTCGGCCTCCGCCGCGCGTCATGGCCCTGTCGGTGCCCGGCTACTCGCCCAGTTTCAAAAGGCCGCCTGAGACTTTGCGGCTTCGACGGAAAAGAGGCCGGAGCTTGGGGGCCGCCTCCTCGCCCGAGGAGCGGTCGGAGCCGGCGACCCGCCGCGCCGCTCTGGCGGCCGGGCTGCCCCTCCGCCCTTTCCCGGCGGCGggcagaggcggcggcggcggcccggccGCGGCCCGGAGGAACCCCTTCGCCCGCCTGGACaaccggccgcgggccgccgccGAGCCTCCCGATGGGCCGCCCCGCAGCCAGCAGGAGGCGCCGGGCCCG TTTTTAGATTCTAATcaagaaaatgattttcagtggGAAGAGAAGTTTCCTGAAAGAACAGCCATTACTGAATTACCCCAG aCTCCTCGTGTATCTTTCTCCGAATCAGATATTCCATCCTCAGAAAGTACTGAGTTACCTGTGGACTGGAGTATTAAAACTCGACTCCTTTTCACCTCTTCTCAACCCTTTACCTGGGCAGATCATTTGAAAGCTCAGGAAGAGGCTCAAGGTGTCATCCAGCATTGTAGGGCAACAGAAGTTACTTTGCCTCAAAGTATACAG GACCCCAAACTCTCCACTGAGCTCCGTTGTGCCTTCCAGCAGAGCCTTATCTACTGGCTCCACCCTGCCTTGTCTTGGCTCCCATTGTTCCCTCGTATTGGAGCTGACAGAAAAATGACTGGAAAGACAAGCCCTTGGTCAAATGATGAAACCCTGCAACACATTTTAATGAGTGACTG GTGTGTGAGCTTTACTTCTCTATATAATCTGCTGAAGACAAAACTTTGCCCCTATTTCTACGTTTGTACCTATCAGTTTACTATCCTGTTCCGTGCAGCAGGCTTAGCAGGAGATGATGTAATCACGGCTCTCATATCTCCTACAACTAGAGGTATAAGAGAAGCTatgaaaaatgaag gTATTgaattttctctgcctttaataaaagaaaatggccatgagaagaggagagcatCTGGAACAAGCGTGGGACATGGGGA GGAGCAAGCAGTCAGCGACGAGGACGAGGAAGAAAGTTTTTCCTGGCTGGAAGAGATGGGTGtgcaagataaaattaaaaagccagaCGTACTTTCTATCAAGCT GCGTAAGGAGATACATGAAGTacaaatggatcacagacccGAGTCTGTTGTGTTGGTCAAGGGAATGAATACCTTTACACTGCTGAATTTTTTGATCAACTGTAAGAGTTTAATTGCTACCTCAGGTCCACAGGCAGGACTTCCACCAACCCTCTTATCCCCTATAGCTTTCCGAGGTGCCACAATGCAAATGCTTaag gcACGAAGTGTAAATGTGAAGACACAAGCTCTTTCTGGATACAGAGATCAATTTAGTTTGGAGATTACAGGTCCTATCATGCCTCATTCTCTACATTCCATGACTATGTTACTCAGATCTTCACAGAGTGGGTCATTTTCTGCAGGACTGTATACACATGAGCCAACTGCTGTATTTAATATCTGCCCATCCCAGGATAAAGTACTGGATAAG GAGGCTGTTCATGAGGAGCTTGCCAACTGTGGATTACACCCTAAAACTCTGGACCGCCTTAGTCAAAGACCAACACTGGGGAAGTCATCTTTACGGCACGTGGAAATGAGTGACTACATTTATAATTGGAGATCCTGA
- the LOC130829952 gene encoding protein downstream neighbor of Son isoform X4: protein MKGLYFQQSSTSEEITFVFQERENLPVTEDNYVKLQVKACALSQINTKLLAEMKMEKDFFPVGREVAGIVLDVGSKVSFFQPDDEVVGILPLDSEDSGLCEVVQVHEHYLVHKPEKVMWTEAAGTIRDGVRVYTALHYLSHLSPGKSVLIMDGASALGTIAIQLAHHRGAKVISTACSLEDKQYLERFRPSIARVIDVSSGKAHVAESCLEETGGLGVDIVLDAGVRLYSKDDEPAVKLQLLPHKHDIITLLGVGGHWITTEENLQSFQLRILKDVMEKLSTGVFRPRLDEPIPLPQFDEPIPVLKPEFPWKLFRKVTEDKSKFLCLVPSGSNRSITRSAMPVPWIACFRATWHPATGLRPRRRGGVRGSWWRWRALRLTGARPGAGPRGRPSGRAPRDAAGRGHVGGGAGARGKRQRACGPAPRPPPRVMALSVPGYSPSFKRPPETLRLRRKRGRSLGAASSPEERSEPATRRAALAAGLPLRPFPAAGRGGGGGPAAARRNPFARLDNRPRAAAEPPDGPPRSQQEAPGPFLDSNQENDFQWEEKFPERTAITELPQTPRVSFSESDIPSSESTELPVDWSIKTRLLFTSSQPFTWADHLKAQEEAQGVIQHCRATEVTLPQSIQDPKLSTELRCAFQQSLIYWLHPALSWLPLFPRIGADRKMTGKTSPWSNDETLQHILMSDWCVSFTSLYNLLKTKLCPYFYVCTYQFTILFRAAGLAGDDVITALISPTTRGIREAMKNEGIEFSLPLIKENGHEKRRASGTSVGHGEEQAVSDEDEEESFSWLEEMGVQDKIKKPDVLSIKLRKEIHEVQMDHRPESVVLVKGMNTFTLLNFLINCKSLIATSGPQAGLPPTLLSPIAFRGATMQMLKARSVNVKTQALSGYRDQFSLEITGPIMPHSLHSMTMLLRSSQSGSFSAGLYTHEPTAVFNICPSQDKVLDKEAVHEELANCGLHPKTLDRLSQRPTLGKSSLRHVEMSDYIYNWRS, encoded by the exons gaattttaccCCTGGATTCTGAAGACTCTGGACTTTGTGAAGTTGTTCAAGTACATGAGCATTACCTGG TTCACAAACCAGAAAAAGTTATGTGGACAGAAGCCGCTGGAACCATTCGAGATGGAGTACGAGTCTATACAGCTCTGCATTAtctttctcatctctctcctGGAAAATCAGTGCTGATAATGGACGGAGCAAGT GCACTTGGTACAATAGCTATTCAGTTAGCACACCATAGAGGAGCCAAAGTGATTTCAACAGCGTGCAGCCTTGAAGACAAGCAGTATCTTGAAAGATTTAGGCCTTCTATAG CCCGAGTGATCGATGTATCCAGTGGGAAAGCCCATGTTGCTGAAAGCTGTTTAGAAGAAACAGGTGGCCTTGGAGTAGATATTGTCCTAGATGCTGGAG TGAGGTTATATAGTAAAGATGATGAACCAGCTGTAAAATTACAACTACTACCACATAAACATGATATCATCACCCTTCTTGGTGTTGGAGGCCATTGGATAACAACAGAAGAAAACCTGCAG TCTTTCCAGTTACGTATCTTAAAAGATGTGATGGAGAAGTTATCAACTGGTGTTTTTAG ACCTCGGTTGGATGAACCCATTCCACT acCTCAGTTCGATGAACCTATTCCAGTATTGAAGCCAGAGTTTCCTTGGAAATTGTTCAGAAAAGTCACGGAAGATAAAAGCAAGTTTTTATGTTT GGTTCCCTCAGGATCCAACAGGAGCATCACG CGCTCGGCCATGCCGGTGCCCTGGATCGCATGCTTCCGAGCCACCTGGCACCCGGCGACCGGACTACGGCCGAGGCGCCGAGGCGGCGTCCGGGGAAGCTGGTGGCGGTGGCGCGCCCTCCGCCTCACAGGAGcacggccgggggcggggcctcgcgGGCGCCCTAGCGGACGCGCGCCGCGAGACGCCGCGGGGCGGGGCCACgttgggggcggggccggggcgcgcgGGAAGCGCCAGCGGGCCTGCGGGCCGGCCCCTCGGCCTCCGCCGCGCGTCATGGCCCTGTCGGTGCCCGGCTACTCGCCCAGTTTCAAAAGGCCGCCTGAGACTTTGCGGCTTCGACGGAAAAGAGGCCGGAGCTTGGGGGCCGCCTCCTCGCCCGAGGAGCGGTCGGAGCCGGCGACCCGCCGCGCCGCTCTGGCGGCCGGGCTGCCCCTCCGCCCTTTCCCGGCGGCGggcagaggcggcggcggcggcccggccGCGGCCCGGAGGAACCCCTTCGCCCGCCTGGACaaccggccgcgggccgccgccGAGCCTCCCGATGGGCCGCCCCGCAGCCAGCAGGAGGCGCCGGGCCCG TTTTTAGATTCTAATcaagaaaatgattttcagtggGAAGAGAAGTTTCCTGAAAGAACAGCCATTACTGAATTACCCCAG aCTCCTCGTGTATCTTTCTCCGAATCAGATATTCCATCCTCAGAAAGTACTGAGTTACCTGTGGACTGGAGTATTAAAACTCGACTCCTTTTCACCTCTTCTCAACCCTTTACCTGGGCAGATCATTTGAAAGCTCAGGAAGAGGCTCAAGGTGTCATCCAGCATTGTAGGGCAACAGAAGTTACTTTGCCTCAAAGTATACAG GACCCCAAACTCTCCACTGAGCTCCGTTGTGCCTTCCAGCAGAGCCTTATCTACTGGCTCCACCCTGCCTTGTCTTGGCTCCCATTGTTCCCTCGTATTGGAGCTGACAGAAAAATGACTGGAAAGACAAGCCCTTGGTCAAATGATGAAACCCTGCAACACATTTTAATGAGTGACTG GTGTGTGAGCTTTACTTCTCTATATAATCTGCTGAAGACAAAACTTTGCCCCTATTTCTACGTTTGTACCTATCAGTTTACTATCCTGTTCCGTGCAGCAGGCTTAGCAGGAGATGATGTAATCACGGCTCTCATATCTCCTACAACTAGAGGTATAAGAGAAGCTatgaaaaatgaag gTATTgaattttctctgcctttaataaaagaaaatggccatgagaagaggagagcatCTGGAACAAGCGTGGGACATGGGGA GGAGCAAGCAGTCAGCGACGAGGACGAGGAAGAAAGTTTTTCCTGGCTGGAAGAGATGGGTGtgcaagataaaattaaaaagccagaCGTACTTTCTATCAAGCT GCGTAAGGAGATACATGAAGTacaaatggatcacagacccGAGTCTGTTGTGTTGGTCAAGGGAATGAATACCTTTACACTGCTGAATTTTTTGATCAACTGTAAGAGTTTAATTGCTACCTCAGGTCCACAGGCAGGACTTCCACCAACCCTCTTATCCCCTATAGCTTTCCGAGGTGCCACAATGCAAATGCTTaag gcACGAAGTGTAAATGTGAAGACACAAGCTCTTTCTGGATACAGAGATCAATTTAGTTTGGAGATTACAGGTCCTATCATGCCTCATTCTCTACATTCCATGACTATGTTACTCAGATCTTCACAGAGTGGGTCATTTTCTGCAGGACTGTATACACATGAGCCAACTGCTGTATTTAATATCTGCCCATCCCAGGATAAAGTACTGGATAAG GAGGCTGTTCATGAGGAGCTTGCCAACTGTGGATTACACCCTAAAACTCTGGACCGCCTTAGTCAAAGACCAACACTGGGGAAGTCATCTTTACGGCACGTGGAAATGAGTGACTACATTTATAATTGGAGATCCTGA
- the LOC130829952 gene encoding protein downstream neighbor of Son isoform X2 — MKGLYFQQSSTSEEITFVFQERENLPVTEDNYVKLQVKACALSQINTKLLAEMKMEKDFFPVGREVAGIVLDVGSKVSFFQPDDEVVGILPLDSEDSGLCEVVQVHEHYLVHKPEKVMWTEAAGTIRDGVRVYTALHYLSHLSPGKSVLIMDGASALGTIAIQLAHHRGAKVISTACSLEDKQYLERFRPSIARVIDVSSGKAHVAESCLEETGGLGVDIVLDAGVRLYSKDDEPAVKLQLLPHKHDIITLLGVGGHWITTEENLQLDPPDSHCLFLKGATVAFLNDEVWNLSNVQQGKYLCILKDVMEKLSTGVFRPQFDEPIPVLKPEFPWKLFRKVTEDKSKFLCLVPSGSNRSITRSAMPVPWIACFRATWHPATGLRPRRRGGVRGSWWRWRALRLTGARPGAGPRGRPSGRAPRDAAGRGHVGGGAGARGKRQRACGPAPRPPPRVMALSVPGYSPSFKRPPETLRLRRKRGRSLGAASSPEERSEPATRRAALAAGLPLRPFPAAGRGGGGGPAAARRNPFARLDNRPRAAAEPPDGPPRSQQEAPGPFLDSNQENDFQWEEKFPERTAITELPQTPRVSFSESDIPSSESTELPVDWSIKTRLLFTSSQPFTWADHLKAQEEAQGVIQHCRATEVTLPQSIQDPKLSTELRCAFQQSLIYWLHPALSWLPLFPRIGADRKMTGKTSPWSNDETLQHILMSDWCVSFTSLYNLLKTKLCPYFYVCTYQFTILFRAAGLAGDDVITALISPTTRGIREAMKNEGIEFSLPLIKENGHEKRRASGTSVGHGEEQAVSDEDEEESFSWLEEMGVQDKIKKPDVLSIKLRKEIHEVQMDHRPESVVLVKGMNTFTLLNFLINCKSLIATSGPQAGLPPTLLSPIAFRGATMQMLKARSVNVKTQALSGYRDQFSLEITGPIMPHSLHSMTMLLRSSQSGSFSAGLYTHEPTAVFNICPSQDKVLDKEAVHEELANCGLHPKTLDRLSQRPTLGKSSLRHVEMSDYIYNWRS, encoded by the exons gaattttaccCCTGGATTCTGAAGACTCTGGACTTTGTGAAGTTGTTCAAGTACATGAGCATTACCTGG TTCACAAACCAGAAAAAGTTATGTGGACAGAAGCCGCTGGAACCATTCGAGATGGAGTACGAGTCTATACAGCTCTGCATTAtctttctcatctctctcctGGAAAATCAGTGCTGATAATGGACGGAGCAAGT GCACTTGGTACAATAGCTATTCAGTTAGCACACCATAGAGGAGCCAAAGTGATTTCAACAGCGTGCAGCCTTGAAGACAAGCAGTATCTTGAAAGATTTAGGCCTTCTATAG CCCGAGTGATCGATGTATCCAGTGGGAAAGCCCATGTTGCTGAAAGCTGTTTAGAAGAAACAGGTGGCCTTGGAGTAGATATTGTCCTAGATGCTGGAG TGAGGTTATATAGTAAAGATGATGAACCAGCTGTAAAATTACAACTACTACCACATAAACATGATATCATCACCCTTCTTGGTGTTGGAGGCCATTGGATAACAACAGAAGAAAACCTGCAG TTGGATCCTCCAGATAGCCATTGCCTTTTCCTCAAGGGAGCGACGGTGGCTTTCCTTAATGATGAAGTTTGGAATTTGTCAAATGTACAACAGGGAAAGTAtcttt GTATCTTAAAAGATGTGATGGAGAAGTTATCAACTGGTGTTTTTAG acCTCAGTTCGATGAACCTATTCCAGTATTGAAGCCAGAGTTTCCTTGGAAATTGTTCAGAAAAGTCACGGAAGATAAAAGCAAGTTTTTATGTTT GGTTCCCTCAGGATCCAACAGGAGCATCACG CGCTCGGCCATGCCGGTGCCCTGGATCGCATGCTTCCGAGCCACCTGGCACCCGGCGACCGGACTACGGCCGAGGCGCCGAGGCGGCGTCCGGGGAAGCTGGTGGCGGTGGCGCGCCCTCCGCCTCACAGGAGcacggccgggggcggggcctcgcgGGCGCCCTAGCGGACGCGCGCCGCGAGACGCCGCGGGGCGGGGCCACgttgggggcggggccggggcgcgcgGGAAGCGCCAGCGGGCCTGCGGGCCGGCCCCTCGGCCTCCGCCGCGCGTCATGGCCCTGTCGGTGCCCGGCTACTCGCCCAGTTTCAAAAGGCCGCCTGAGACTTTGCGGCTTCGACGGAAAAGAGGCCGGAGCTTGGGGGCCGCCTCCTCGCCCGAGGAGCGGTCGGAGCCGGCGACCCGCCGCGCCGCTCTGGCGGCCGGGCTGCCCCTCCGCCCTTTCCCGGCGGCGggcagaggcggcggcggcggcccggccGCGGCCCGGAGGAACCCCTTCGCCCGCCTGGACaaccggccgcgggccgccgccGAGCCTCCCGATGGGCCGCCCCGCAGCCAGCAGGAGGCGCCGGGCCCG TTTTTAGATTCTAATcaagaaaatgattttcagtggGAAGAGAAGTTTCCTGAAAGAACAGCCATTACTGAATTACCCCAG aCTCCTCGTGTATCTTTCTCCGAATCAGATATTCCATCCTCAGAAAGTACTGAGTTACCTGTGGACTGGAGTATTAAAACTCGACTCCTTTTCACCTCTTCTCAACCCTTTACCTGGGCAGATCATTTGAAAGCTCAGGAAGAGGCTCAAGGTGTCATCCAGCATTGTAGGGCAACAGAAGTTACTTTGCCTCAAAGTATACAG GACCCCAAACTCTCCACTGAGCTCCGTTGTGCCTTCCAGCAGAGCCTTATCTACTGGCTCCACCCTGCCTTGTCTTGGCTCCCATTGTTCCCTCGTATTGGAGCTGACAGAAAAATGACTGGAAAGACAAGCCCTTGGTCAAATGATGAAACCCTGCAACACATTTTAATGAGTGACTG GTGTGTGAGCTTTACTTCTCTATATAATCTGCTGAAGACAAAACTTTGCCCCTATTTCTACGTTTGTACCTATCAGTTTACTATCCTGTTCCGTGCAGCAGGCTTAGCAGGAGATGATGTAATCACGGCTCTCATATCTCCTACAACTAGAGGTATAAGAGAAGCTatgaaaaatgaag gTATTgaattttctctgcctttaataaaagaaaatggccatgagaagaggagagcatCTGGAACAAGCGTGGGACATGGGGA GGAGCAAGCAGTCAGCGACGAGGACGAGGAAGAAAGTTTTTCCTGGCTGGAAGAGATGGGTGtgcaagataaaattaaaaagccagaCGTACTTTCTATCAAGCT GCGTAAGGAGATACATGAAGTacaaatggatcacagacccGAGTCTGTTGTGTTGGTCAAGGGAATGAATACCTTTACACTGCTGAATTTTTTGATCAACTGTAAGAGTTTAATTGCTACCTCAGGTCCACAGGCAGGACTTCCACCAACCCTCTTATCCCCTATAGCTTTCCGAGGTGCCACAATGCAAATGCTTaag gcACGAAGTGTAAATGTGAAGACACAAGCTCTTTCTGGATACAGAGATCAATTTAGTTTGGAGATTACAGGTCCTATCATGCCTCATTCTCTACATTCCATGACTATGTTACTCAGATCTTCACAGAGTGGGTCATTTTCTGCAGGACTGTATACACATGAGCCAACTGCTGTATTTAATATCTGCCCATCCCAGGATAAAGTACTGGATAAG GAGGCTGTTCATGAGGAGCTTGCCAACTGTGGATTACACCCTAAAACTCTGGACCGCCTTAGTCAAAGACCAACACTGGGGAAGTCATCTTTACGGCACGTGGAAATGAGTGACTACATTTATAATTGGAGATCCTGA